Proteins encoded together in one Thermococcus barophilus MP window:
- the tgtA gene encoding tRNA guanosine(15) transglycosylase TgtA: MFKFEIKARDAAGRIGRLEVNGKKIETPAIMPVVNPKQLIVTPKELRKMGFHIIITNSYIIYKDEELRQKALEMGIHKLLDYDGIIEVDSGSFQLMRYGGVEVTNREIIEFQHKIGVDIGTFLDIPTVPDAPREKAEEDLRITLERAKEAEEIKQVPMNATVQGSTYLDLRTYAAKKLSEMNFEIHPIGAVVPLMESYRYRELVDVVVASKLGLRPDRPVHLFGAGHPMIFALAVAMGIDLFDSASYALYAKDDRYLTPEGTKHLSELEYFPCSCPVCSRYTPQELKEMPKEKRVKMLALHNLWVIREEINRVKQAIKEGELWRLVDERSRSHPKLFSAYKRLLEYRDYLEENEPITKSSAFFKVSEEIMGTPIVWRAKQRAERVKQKFSETINHPIFGEIPKYLSLSYPFAQSEGEEDFTIEKPKKNEAKLYIQAVAEYQFGEGAAEAFKDAFVELSRKTGMPRQIKAKGKHLATFRAEDGLLTLGIEGAKRVHQILPYPRMRVVVNEDAEPFARKGKNVFAKFVIDADENIRPYDEVLVVNKNDELLATGQTLLSGKELKIFQQGLAVKVRRGIEK; this comes from the coding sequence ATGTTCAAGTTTGAGATAAAAGCGAGAGATGCTGCTGGCAGGATTGGAAGGCTTGAAGTTAATGGAAAGAAAATTGAAACTCCAGCCATCATGCCCGTGGTCAATCCAAAACAGCTCATAGTGACCCCAAAAGAGCTGAGAAAGATGGGATTCCACATAATAATCACAAACTCGTACATCATTTACAAGGATGAAGAGCTGAGACAAAAAGCTCTTGAAATGGGAATTCATAAGCTTTTGGACTACGACGGCATAATTGAAGTTGATTCCGGCTCATTCCAGCTCATGCGCTATGGGGGAGTTGAAGTCACGAACAGAGAGATCATTGAATTTCAGCATAAAATCGGCGTAGACATTGGAACCTTTCTTGATATTCCCACAGTTCCAGACGCTCCAAGAGAAAAAGCTGAGGAAGACCTGAGGATAACCTTAGAGAGAGCTAAGGAAGCTGAGGAAATAAAGCAGGTTCCGATGAACGCAACGGTTCAAGGCTCAACATATCTCGACTTAAGGACTTATGCTGCCAAGAAGCTCAGCGAGATGAACTTTGAGATTCATCCAATCGGAGCAGTTGTCCCATTGATGGAGTCCTACCGTTACAGGGAATTAGTCGATGTCGTTGTCGCTTCAAAGCTCGGCTTGAGACCTGACAGACCTGTTCATCTCTTCGGCGCTGGACATCCAATGATATTTGCATTAGCCGTTGCTATGGGAATTGACCTCTTTGATTCAGCATCATATGCCTTGTATGCAAAAGATGACCGCTACTTAACTCCAGAAGGAACTAAGCATTTGAGCGAGCTCGAATACTTCCCATGCTCCTGTCCAGTCTGCTCCCGCTATACGCCCCAGGAACTTAAAGAAATGCCGAAAGAGAAAAGGGTCAAGATGCTTGCACTCCACAACCTCTGGGTGATTAGAGAAGAAATCAACAGAGTAAAGCAAGCAATAAAAGAAGGAGAACTTTGGAGGTTAGTTGATGAGCGCTCAAGGTCTCATCCAAAGCTTTTCTCTGCGTACAAGAGGCTGCTTGAGTACAGAGATTACCTTGAAGAAAATGAGCCAATAACAAAAAGCTCGGCTTTCTTTAAAGTTAGCGAAGAAATAATGGGGACGCCCATAGTCTGGAGAGCTAAGCAGAGGGCTGAGAGGGTTAAGCAGAAGTTCTCTGAAACTATAAACCATCCAATCTTCGGTGAGATTCCAAAGTATTTGAGTTTGAGCTATCCTTTTGCCCAGAGTGAAGGAGAAGAGGACTTCACAATTGAGAAGCCAAAGAAAAACGAGGCAAAGCTCTACATCCAAGCTGTGGCAGAATACCAATTTGGCGAAGGAGCTGCCGAAGCTTTCAAAGATGCATTTGTTGAGCTGTCAAGGAAGACAGGAATGCCGAGGCAGATAAAAGCTAAGGGCAAGCATTTAGCAACATTTAGAGCTGAAGATGGATTGTTGACACTTGGAATTGAAGGGGCGAAGAGAGTTCACCAGATTTTACCTTATCCAAGGATGAGAGTCGTTGTCAATGAGGATGCAGAGCCTTTTGCAAGAAAAGGAAAGAACGTCTTTGCGAAGTTCGTGATTGATGCCGATGAGAACATAAGACCATATGATGAGGTTTTGGTTGTCAACAAAAACGATGAGCTTTTAGCTACTGGACAGACTCTGCTCAGTGGAAAAGAGCTTAAGATATTCCAGCAAGGGTTAGCTGTAAAGGTGAGGAGGGGAATTGAAAAATAA
- the nurA gene encoding DNA double-strand break repair nuclease NurA, whose translation MYRLISKDQADKILNMLISELREAENALSGKIEWKPLPEKKESKVYAVDGSQGKARLSGTIIYTVASFAFGNGKSARLVYTNAMIYNHGISDQIIRLQMETLENKLGALVGTEEHMILMDGTLTGSLTRPPVYPESVRGITTVMETLGDKMLEDLIKDFIDRLDYHYYDLSRRLKEKRELYSGVILADDVIGDYSEFYKAMEGKEVVNYDGALKKLRDALRTNMPQDEIIKIAERLEEYTEPKTLTLEDAKNTIHVVLGYLEYLYSLEKLLQKELIYIAKSFYNRKITSKFGISAVDVPFLDAYLLKVYGEELPGYYVIYDPEKTEEKKRIAHRLPRVLRKYFPTVQEFIEKGVPSAYIRTMKGGVIYLLQSNRTIDDELIGKLLWHESSGYIRPLQRAHEGVKIEQRMFKAELEALMNYLKRKNKELRVFIKYGRSPLE comes from the coding sequence ATGTATCGCCTAATTTCAAAGGATCAGGCGGATAAAATTCTCAACATGCTCATCAGTGAGCTTAGAGAGGCTGAAAATGCTTTAAGTGGGAAGATTGAGTGGAAACCTCTGCCAGAAAAGAAAGAGAGCAAAGTTTATGCTGTTGATGGCAGTCAAGGTAAGGCAAGGCTAAGCGGAACGATAATCTATACCGTTGCATCCTTTGCCTTTGGTAATGGCAAAAGCGCACGTTTGGTTTACACCAATGCCATGATTTACAATCATGGAATCTCTGACCAGATAATCAGGTTGCAGATGGAAACCCTTGAGAACAAGCTTGGTGCTCTGGTTGGGACTGAAGAGCACATGATTTTGATGGACGGAACCCTTACAGGTTCTTTAACGAGACCTCCAGTTTATCCGGAGAGCGTGAGGGGTATAACTACTGTAATGGAGACATTAGGAGATAAGATGCTCGAAGACCTTATTAAGGACTTCATTGATAGGCTTGATTATCACTATTATGATCTATCCAGGCGCTTAAAGGAAAAGAGGGAGCTTTACAGTGGAGTTATATTAGCGGATGATGTCATAGGGGATTATTCGGAATTTTACAAAGCAATGGAAGGTAAAGAAGTTGTCAACTATGATGGGGCATTAAAGAAGTTGAGAGATGCCCTGAGAACCAACATGCCTCAAGATGAAATCATAAAAATTGCAGAGAGGCTGGAAGAATATACTGAGCCAAAAACTCTAACCCTTGAAGATGCCAAGAATACCATCCACGTCGTTTTGGGTTACCTTGAATATCTTTACTCTCTCGAAAAGCTTCTCCAGAAGGAGCTTATATACATAGCAAAGAGCTTTTACAACAGAAAAATTACTTCAAAGTTTGGCATCAGCGCTGTTGATGTTCCGTTCCTTGATGCTTACCTGCTCAAGGTTTATGGGGAAGAACTTCCAGGTTATTACGTAATTTACGACCCGGAGAAAACCGAGGAGAAAAAGAGAATAGCTCATCGTCTTCCAAGGGTTTTAAGAAAATACTTCCCAACTGTTCAGGAGTTCATAGAAAAAGGAGTTCCGTCAGCTTACATCAGGACAATGAAGGGTGGAGTCATATATCTGCTTCAATCTAACCGCACAATCGACGATGAGCTCATAGGAAAGCTCCTCTGGCATGAGAGCAGCGGGTATATAAGGCCTCTTCAGAGGGCGCATGAAGGAGTAAAGATTGAGCAGAGGATGTTCAAGGCGGAGCTTGAGGCACTCATGAACTACTTAAAGAGAAAAAACAAAGAGCTGAGAGTTTTCATAAAATATGGAAGGTCGCCTTTGGAGTGA
- the rad50 gene encoding DNA double-strand break repair ATPase Rad50 translates to MRIEKIIVRDFRSHEFTKVTFTSGINLIIGQNGSGKSSLLDAILIGLYWPAKPKDLKKDSFLRVNGKSTEITIFFEKDGVRYQVHRNITRGIAFAKYYDGTWHYVTDANQKAVRDWMEKLIPYDIFVNAIYIRQGEIDAILESDESREKVVRKVLGLDKYENAYKNLLEVRKVIDSKIKGIEEYLNAMKNIDDMIKEAEKELSSAIRQINELSPQIPRLRREVEELEKKLDELDKLARELEKLKESKSGIEKSLEGINAKINSLAASIAERELKVKELDEKVKELEKIKPKAERYKELEEFYKEYSEIKAKAEKEVERYEGQISQIKERLEELEGRAEELEELQEKISKLDEQLGELEEYVKQYDEALRIKKTIESLRKRLSLSGEELKKLKAEIENAKQRKEEILREIEEIGEKKGELKNATSEKNKAILELRKAKGKCPVCGAELTEKHREDLIKKYTLEIESYAKEMEQLMRREKELRAELVKIEKILKKEKEVIANEEIFNQMQEHEKRLSKFNLKELEEKVKKHENLSAEKNKLEGRLRSIQEELKKKAALEKKKIYLERKISEIKANLYEYEVKLKNLGFEDIDTLKAEIGMLKPIYEKYLKLLNSQKELKAEKERLQRDKNELEILKEKKAGLEKALSEIKERLGELEKDYSKDEHERVRKEHIKKREALVKAETELENLEKRKEELIKNLENLKNEKENVKIKRKELEDLKKARERVQKLREKVRMFKNILKEDALAKVGEYASEIFEELTEEKYSGITVKAKESKVVLGVIYDGKERDLSFLSGGERIALGLAFRLALSLYLAGEIPLLIMDEPTPYLDDERRRRLVDIMERYLRKIPQVIIVSHDEELKDAADRVIRVRLENGVSRVEEVEVS, encoded by the coding sequence ATGAGAATTGAAAAAATCATTGTGAGGGACTTCCGCTCTCATGAATTTACTAAAGTAACTTTTACGTCTGGAATAAACCTGATAATAGGTCAAAATGGTTCTGGAAAAAGCTCCCTGCTTGATGCGATACTCATTGGCTTATACTGGCCTGCAAAACCTAAAGACCTCAAAAAAGACAGCTTCCTCCGTGTTAATGGAAAAAGCACAGAGATAACGATATTCTTCGAAAAAGATGGAGTGAGATATCAAGTTCACCGCAACATAACGAGGGGCATCGCCTTTGCTAAGTACTATGACGGCACTTGGCACTATGTAACCGATGCCAATCAAAAAGCTGTGAGAGACTGGATGGAAAAGCTTATTCCTTATGACATTTTTGTTAATGCAATTTACATAAGACAGGGAGAGATTGATGCAATACTTGAGAGTGATGAAAGCAGAGAGAAAGTTGTGAGGAAAGTGTTGGGGCTTGATAAATACGAAAACGCATACAAAAACCTTCTTGAGGTCAGAAAAGTGATAGACTCCAAAATTAAAGGAATTGAAGAATACCTGAACGCAATGAAGAACATAGATGATATGATTAAAGAGGCTGAGAAAGAACTAAGCAGTGCTATTAGGCAGATAAATGAGCTTTCTCCTCAAATTCCAAGACTTAGAAGGGAAGTTGAGGAGCTTGAGAAAAAATTAGACGAGCTTGACAAACTTGCCAGGGAGCTTGAGAAGTTAAAAGAAAGCAAGTCTGGGATTGAGAAATCCCTTGAAGGAATAAACGCAAAGATAAACTCCCTTGCTGCTTCCATAGCTGAGAGGGAGTTAAAAGTTAAAGAACTTGATGAAAAGGTCAAAGAGCTTGAGAAAATTAAGCCCAAGGCAGAAAGGTACAAAGAGCTTGAAGAATTTTACAAAGAGTACAGCGAGATAAAAGCCAAAGCAGAAAAAGAGGTTGAGAGATATGAAGGTCAGATATCTCAGATCAAGGAAAGACTCGAGGAGCTGGAAGGAAGGGCGGAGGAACTTGAGGAATTACAAGAGAAGATATCAAAACTTGACGAACAGCTTGGAGAACTGGAAGAATATGTCAAGCAGTATGATGAAGCCTTAAGAATTAAAAAGACGATTGAATCCCTAAGGAAAAGGCTCAGCTTAAGCGGAGAGGAACTCAAAAAGCTCAAAGCTGAAATTGAAAACGCCAAGCAGAGGAAAGAGGAAATCCTTAGGGAAATTGAAGAAATTGGAGAGAAAAAGGGAGAGCTAAAAAACGCCACAAGTGAGAAGAACAAAGCCATTTTGGAGCTCAGAAAAGCTAAGGGCAAATGTCCAGTTTGTGGAGCTGAACTAACGGAGAAGCACAGGGAGGATTTGATTAAAAAATATACTCTGGAAATCGAGAGCTATGCAAAAGAAATGGAGCAGCTTATGAGGAGGGAAAAAGAACTCAGGGCTGAGCTTGTAAAGATTGAGAAAATACTGAAAAAGGAGAAGGAGGTTATAGCTAACGAGGAGATTTTCAATCAAATGCAGGAACATGAAAAGAGGCTTTCTAAATTTAACCTCAAGGAGCTTGAGGAGAAAGTTAAGAAGCATGAGAACCTCTCTGCTGAGAAGAACAAGCTTGAGGGGAGATTGAGGAGCATTCAAGAGGAACTGAAGAAAAAAGCTGCCTTGGAGAAGAAGAAAATCTATCTGGAGAGAAAGATTTCTGAAATCAAAGCCAATTTGTATGAGTATGAAGTTAAACTTAAGAATCTCGGATTTGAGGACATCGACACTCTAAAAGCCGAGATTGGAATGTTGAAACCGATTTATGAAAAATATCTAAAGCTCTTGAACTCGCAGAAAGAACTCAAGGCTGAAAAAGAACGTCTTCAAAGGGACAAGAACGAATTAGAGATACTTAAAGAGAAAAAAGCTGGGCTGGAAAAAGCTCTTTCTGAGATAAAAGAAAGGTTAGGAGAGCTTGAAAAGGATTACAGCAAAGATGAACATGAAAGAGTTAGAAAAGAGCACATTAAAAAGAGGGAGGCACTTGTAAAGGCAGAAACTGAGCTTGAAAATCTTGAAAAAAGAAAAGAGGAGCTGATTAAAAACTTAGAAAACTTAAAGAATGAGAAGGAAAACGTTAAAATCAAGAGAAAGGAGCTTGAAGACTTAAAGAAAGCCCGTGAGAGAGTTCAAAAGCTGAGAGAAAAAGTCAGAATGTTCAAGAATATTCTCAAGGAAGATGCTTTGGCAAAAGTTGGAGAATATGCAAGTGAAATCTTTGAGGAGCTGACAGAGGAGAAGTATTCAGGGATAACTGTGAAGGCTAAGGAGAGTAAGGTTGTTCTTGGCGTTATTTACGATGGAAAAGAAAGGGATTTGTCATTCTTAAGTGGTGGTGAAAGGATAGCCCTTGGACTGGCGTTTAGACTGGCTCTGTCTTTGTATCTTGCTGGAGAAATCCCCTTACTTATAATGGACGAACCGACGCCCTATCTTGATGACGAGAGAAGGAGGAGGCTTGTTGATATAATGGAGCGCTACCTTAGAAAAATCCCGCAGGTGATCATAGTTTCTCACGATGAGGAGCTGAAAGACGCTGCAGACAGGGTCATTAGGGTTAGACTTGAGAATGGGGTTTCAAGAGTGGAAGAGGTCGAGGTGAGCTGA
- the mre11 gene encoding DNA double-strand break repair protein Mre11 — MTFKFAHIADVHLGFEQYRLPYRAEEFREAFETAIKKAVEEKVDFILIAGDLFHRSNPSPQTIKDAIDILSIPKEDNIPVFAVEGNHDRTQKKISAYHLLESLGLIHLLGFSEEKKENEYQTTEKVNGKLIVKGVFEKGNKSIEIYGMKFMSAAWFERNKLSDYFKPDGDAILMLHQGIKEMMDKLYLETQRDYFEITLEDLPDGFLYYAMGHIHKRWQTSKGLGIVAYPGSLQRWDFGDYEIRYRWDGNKFSLQAGEDKGFLIVEDFKPRFIKLDVRPFYDIRIKANESVARRELKRLVAKIPNEAFLRVHIEWEKPFDVSFLHDVFKVRYLHIRTKFGKASLLKAKGTTASEFFTPMELKVIERVGEKDFEEFDEIIKLILEGIEDSTNADKKVVEKEETEEKLQKTEPRAEREIKVQKAEKKVKKAPPKKKSDILAWLKG, encoded by the coding sequence ATGACCTTTAAATTTGCCCACATTGCTGACGTCCATCTTGGATTTGAGCAGTACCGCTTGCCCTATAGAGCTGAAGAGTTCAGAGAGGCATTTGAGACTGCAATAAAAAAAGCAGTTGAGGAGAAAGTCGATTTTATTTTGATAGCCGGAGATTTATTCCACAGGAGCAATCCAAGCCCCCAAACCATTAAAGATGCTATTGACATCTTGTCGATTCCGAAAGAAGATAACATTCCAGTTTTTGCCGTTGAAGGAAATCATGACAGAACCCAGAAGAAGATCTCCGCCTATCATCTCCTTGAGTCTTTGGGGTTGATTCATCTTCTCGGATTCAGCGAGGAGAAAAAGGAGAATGAATACCAAACTACGGAAAAAGTCAATGGAAAATTAATTGTCAAGGGAGTTTTTGAGAAAGGGAATAAGAGCATTGAGATTTACGGAATGAAGTTCATGAGTGCCGCATGGTTTGAGAGAAATAAGCTCAGCGATTATTTCAAGCCAGATGGAGATGCCATACTGATGCTCCATCAGGGAATAAAGGAGATGATGGACAAGCTTTATCTTGAAACTCAGAGAGATTACTTTGAGATAACCCTTGAGGATCTGCCAGATGGATTTCTCTATTATGCAATGGGGCATATACACAAGAGGTGGCAGACGAGCAAGGGTCTTGGCATCGTAGCTTATCCTGGTTCACTGCAGAGGTGGGACTTTGGGGATTATGAGATCAGATACAGATGGGATGGAAATAAGTTCTCACTTCAAGCTGGAGAGGATAAGGGCTTTTTGATAGTTGAAGACTTTAAGCCCCGGTTCATTAAATTAGACGTCAGACCTTTCTATGATATCAGGATAAAGGCAAATGAAAGTGTTGCAAGAAGGGAGCTGAAGAGGTTGGTGGCAAAGATACCGAATGAGGCATTTTTGAGAGTCCATATTGAATGGGAAAAGCCTTTTGACGTTTCCTTCCTCCATGATGTTTTCAAGGTTAGGTATCTCCACATAAGAACGAAGTTCGGCAAAGCTTCCCTCCTGAAGGCGAAAGGGACAACTGCAAGCGAGTTTTTCACACCTATGGAGCTTAAGGTAATTGAGAGAGTTGGAGAGAAGGACTTTGAGGAGTTCGATGAGATAATAAAGCTCATCTTGGAGGGCATAGAAGATTCCACCAATGCTGACAAGAAAGTCGTTGAGAAGGAAGAGACAGAAGAAAAGCTCCAAAAGACAGAGCCACGGGCGGAAAGGGAGATAAAGGTGCAAAAAGCTGAGAAAAAAGTGAAAAAAGCTCCCCCAAAGAAGAAATCTGATATTTTGGCTTGGTTGAAGGGGTGA
- the herA gene encoding DNA double-strand break repair helicase HerA — protein sequence MRVTEEVVGIVRGEATVTNYTFSAQPDAELRFGEFVVAQNREGEWVIGNIRKLENINWLLSGGKSTYHALQLDLEQYGDSIEANEELIATVRILGKIKVNGGKVEVLPNRVPIPNGRKVYRLSDEVLRAIYNPGVGYIEVGNLLLRESVPIYLNADELVSRHFAVLAVTGAGKSNTVAVMISQIVEKLRGTVVVLDPHGDYIKLKLPNTGKEYVKIIEAKIRPEEMDSEELADLIEVAKNATIQREFLAKAWETVKHDYPNLGGREIIEKLMETINDWIRHKEAKYWDGAKQSYLTEELKSERVDTLRGVVLRIRRFLRNYGALLTSEDLISQIEPGKANVIDLGPLDEGQMKVVVGKLLHAIFEARVDYEKARKKLERIKEELRESRVARTSKLDEEMKELEKTMKDIEAKSKALAEPILLIVEEAHIFAPQGEHNDAVRILSRIAREGRKFGVGLGIVSQRPNKLNEDVLSQTNTKIILRIVNPKDQDYVLKASEQLSSDLLSDIASLGKGEAVIVGQAIALPALVKIHNFKSKGGDYGGEDIGVVSRWLKRAEEEEREREIQQIYEDEGIEYDL from the coding sequence ATGAGAGTAACAGAAGAGGTCGTTGGTATAGTCAGAGGAGAGGCAACTGTCACAAACTACACATTCTCTGCTCAGCCTGATGCCGAATTACGATTCGGAGAATTTGTTGTTGCTCAAAATAGGGAGGGTGAGTGGGTCATTGGCAACATTAGAAAGCTTGAAAATATAAACTGGCTTCTCAGCGGAGGAAAAAGCACATATCATGCTCTTCAACTGGATTTAGAACAATATGGGGATAGTATTGAAGCTAATGAAGAACTTATAGCTACTGTAAGAATCCTTGGTAAAATCAAAGTTAACGGAGGAAAAGTTGAGGTTTTGCCAAATAGGGTGCCCATTCCTAATGGTAGGAAGGTGTATCGTCTAAGCGACGAAGTTCTCAGGGCAATATACAATCCCGGAGTTGGGTATATAGAGGTTGGAAATCTTCTTTTGAGAGAAAGTGTTCCAATTTATCTGAATGCTGATGAGCTCGTTTCAAGGCATTTTGCAGTTTTGGCTGTTACGGGTGCTGGTAAATCAAATACTGTGGCTGTGATGATTAGCCAGATTGTTGAAAAGCTTAGAGGTACAGTTGTTGTTCTTGATCCTCATGGAGATTATATTAAGCTAAAGCTTCCAAATACTGGAAAAGAGTATGTCAAGATAATTGAAGCTAAAATAAGACCGGAGGAGATGGACAGTGAGGAATTGGCTGATTTGATCGAGGTTGCAAAGAATGCGACAATTCAGAGAGAGTTCTTGGCTAAGGCTTGGGAAACAGTTAAGCATGACTACCCTAATCTTGGCGGCAGAGAGATTATCGAAAAGCTTATGGAAACGATAAACGACTGGATAAGACACAAGGAGGCAAAATACTGGGATGGAGCAAAGCAGAGTTATCTCACTGAGGAGCTCAAGTCGGAGAGAGTTGATACTTTAAGGGGAGTTGTCCTGAGAATCAGAAGATTCCTGAGAAACTATGGAGCGTTATTGACGAGTGAGGATTTGATTTCCCAAATTGAGCCGGGTAAAGCAAATGTCATTGATTTAGGTCCTTTGGATGAGGGGCAGATGAAAGTTGTAGTTGGTAAGCTTTTGCATGCTATTTTTGAGGCGAGAGTTGATTATGAAAAAGCAAGGAAGAAGCTTGAACGCATAAAGGAAGAGTTGAGAGAAAGCAGAGTTGCCAGAACTTCAAAGCTTGATGAAGAAATGAAAGAGCTTGAAAAAACTATGAAGGATATTGAGGCTAAGAGCAAAGCCCTTGCTGAACCAATCCTTCTGATTGTGGAGGAGGCTCACATCTTTGCTCCGCAAGGAGAGCACAATGATGCTGTGAGAATTTTAAGCAGGATTGCAAGGGAAGGTAGAAAATTCGGTGTAGGGTTGGGGATAGTCTCCCAAAGACCAAATAAGCTGAATGAGGATGTCTTGAGTCAAACAAACACGAAGATAATTTTGAGGATTGTGAATCCAAAAGACCAAGATTATGTTCTCAAAGCGAGTGAACAGCTGAGCTCTGATTTGCTCTCAGATATCGCCTCTCTCGGTAAAGGTGAGGCTGTAATAGTTGGCCAAGCAATTGCTCTACCCGCTTTGGTCAAAATACACAACTTTAAATCTAAAGGCGGAGATTACGGTGGTGAGGATATAGGGGTCGTTTCAAGATGGCTCAAGAGGGCTGAGGAAGAAGAAAGGGAGAGGGAAATTCAGCAGATTTATGAGGATGAGGGGATAGAGTATGACCTTTAA
- the rimI gene encoding ribosomal protein S18-alanine N-acetyltransferase, giving the protein MSASSRDLPQMKRIPLSLVVIRPAKLFDLPEIVRIEHQSFREQYPRGLFMMFLENNPDTFLVAEYNGKVVGYVMAYLKPDLEGHVMSIAVDPLYRGNGIGKALMISVINKLIERGAKYIGLEVRVSNERAIKLYERLGFRKVKRIIGYYSDGEDAYYMVLPANEWREGN; this is encoded by the coding sequence ATGAGTGCATCTTCAAGAGACCTGCCACAGATGAAAAGAATTCCGCTGAGCTTAGTTGTAATCAGACCTGCAAAGCTCTTTGATTTACCCGAGATAGTTAGGATTGAGCATCAATCGTTCAGAGAGCAGTACCCAAGGGGACTCTTTATGATGTTCTTAGAAAACAACCCAGACACTTTTTTGGTCGCTGAGTACAATGGAAAAGTTGTGGGCTATGTTATGGCATATCTAAAGCCAGATTTGGAAGGACACGTAATGAGCATAGCCGTTGATCCCCTTTACCGGGGAAACGGGATAGGTAAGGCTTTGATGATTTCAGTTATCAATAAGCTCATAGAAAGAGGAGCAAAGTATATAGGATTAGAGGTTAGGGTAAGCAATGAAAGGGCTATAAAGCTTTACGAAAGGCTTGGATTTAGAAAGGTGAAAAGGATCATCGGCTATTACTCAGATGGAGAAGACGCATACTACATGGTTTTGCCAGCGAACGAATGGAGGGAAGGAAATTGA
- the endA gene encoding tRNA-intron lyase: MKEPIAFYLSGERVFSEREKAINQFYNKRYFGEVVNGKLFLSLIEAAYLMDRGKIKVFDGNKELSLKELFDLGRKKDEQFDLKFLVYKDLRDRGYVVKTALKYGSHFRVYRKGMEEHSDWLVWVVSENQKMFPNDLTARVRVAHGVRKKMIMAVVDEDNDIVYYQIERVKF, translated from the coding sequence TTGAAGGAACCAATAGCCTTTTATCTCAGCGGAGAAAGGGTTTTTAGTGAAAGGGAGAAGGCGATAAATCAGTTTTACAACAAGCGGTATTTTGGAGAAGTTGTTAATGGGAAGCTCTTCTTATCCTTAATTGAAGCTGCATACCTGATGGACAGAGGAAAGATTAAAGTGTTCGACGGGAACAAAGAGCTAAGCCTAAAAGAGCTTTTTGATTTGGGAAGGAAGAAAGACGAGCAGTTCGATCTGAAGTTTTTAGTGTACAAAGATTTAAGAGATAGAGGGTATGTTGTAAAAACTGCCCTTAAATACGGCTCTCACTTTAGAGTTTACCGCAAAGGCATGGAGGAGCATTCAGACTGGCTTGTTTGGGTTGTGAGTGAAAACCAAAAGATGTTTCCGAACGATCTAACGGCGAGGGTTAGAGTCGCACATGGAGTGAGGAAGAAAATGATCATGGCGGTTGTTGATGAAGACAACGACATTGTGTACTATCAAATTGAAAGGGTGAAGTTTTAA
- a CDS encoding DUF835 domain-containing protein has protein sequence MTILGALIAVAIEVALLIILAFSIKYRPVFIRHHPRLKKFYDYILLGFMVSTFAKLVFLPLDLGDMGLIVITSSERSMLNLLGNFFFIIGIFFIVLGWAHLIKTLTTKYILTPVVELGNGRVQVKVSPGLYICNIDKGYSAFLNLLKGRAGVIISRVPPEILRKRLNLEKTPILWLTKVEGGKTVHPHRLEFLLHTLVDFMKRDSTSKIILLDGLEYLVLENGFTPVFKFLTALKDHAVMNNTIIVVPIKMDAFDEKELSLLKREFGELNI, from the coding sequence ATGACGATACTTGGAGCACTTATTGCTGTGGCGATTGAAGTAGCCCTCCTAATTATTTTGGCGTTCAGCATCAAGTACAGGCCAGTATTCATAAGGCACCACCCCAGACTGAAGAAGTTTTATGATTATATCCTTTTAGGTTTCATGGTGTCAACTTTTGCAAAATTGGTATTCCTCCCCTTGGATTTGGGTGACATGGGACTAATTGTAATTACATCTTCTGAAAGATCTATGTTGAACCTTTTGGGAAACTTCTTCTTTATAATCGGTATTTTCTTCATTGTTCTGGGATGGGCACACCTAATAAAGACGCTGACTACAAAATACATTCTCACACCTGTGGTCGAGCTTGGAAATGGCAGGGTTCAAGTTAAAGTCTCCCCCGGGCTTTATATCTGCAATATTGATAAGGGGTATTCAGCGTTTCTGAATCTGCTGAAGGGCCGTGCAGGGGTTATAATATCAAGAGTTCCTCCAGAGATCCTACGGAAAAGACTTAACTTAGAAAAAACTCCAATTCTGTGGCTTACAAAGGTGGAAGGTGGGAAGACTGTCCATCCGCACCGTCTGGAGTTTCTGCTCCATACCTTGGTGGACTTCATGAAACGAGACAGCACATCAAAGATTATACTGCTTGACGGGTTGGAATACCTTGTATTAGAGAATGGTTTTACACCAGTTTTTAAATTCTTGACCGCTTTGAAAGATCATGCCGTCATGAACAACACGATCATTGTGGTCCCAATAAAGATGGATGCCTTTGATGAAAAAGAGCTCAGCCTTCTAAAAAGGGAGTTTGGAGAGCTTAACATCTGA